In one window of Psychrobacter sp. P2G3 DNA:
- a CDS encoding metalloregulator ArsR/SmtB family transcription factor — MEITNAIASFAALSQDTRLKAFRLLVSQEPEGLPAGEIARQLSVPHNTMSAHLSVLARAGWVVSKRQSRQIIYRASLSHMEAVVQFLLQDCCAGHPELCASLMDSLSGCETAKPNKQDSL; from the coding sequence ATGGAAATAACAAATGCTATCGCAAGCTTCGCTGCGCTCTCTCAAGATACTCGTCTCAAAGCCTTTAGGTTACTTGTCAGTCAAGAGCCTGAGGGTTTGCCTGCGGGTGAGATAGCCCGTCAGCTGTCTGTGCCGCATAACACTATGTCGGCGCATTTATCGGTGTTGGCACGAGCAGGGTGGGTAGTGTCAAAACGCCAAAGTAGGCAGATAATTTATCGCGCGTCGCTGTCGCATATGGAAGCTGTCGTGCAGTTTTTATTGCAAGACTGCTGTGCGGGACATCCAGAGCTGTGTGCCTCGCTGATGGATAGCTTAAGCGGCTGTGAGACTGCCAAACCTAATAAACAAGACAGTCTTTAA
- the arsC gene encoding arsenate reductase (glutaredoxin) (This arsenate reductase requires both glutathione and glutaredoxin to convert arsenate to arsenite, after which the efflux transporter formed by ArsA and ArsB can extrude the arsenite from the cell, providing resistance.) yields MKPLIFHNPNCGTSRNTLAIMKASGEQPEVVEYLKNPPTRDYLFELLAKMNLSPRELLRSKEAINDELGLDNPELSDDDIIDAMIAHPILINRPIVVTNKGAALCRPSERVFELLENPVSSFTKEDGEVLYHGQG; encoded by the coding sequence ATGAAACCATTAATTTTTCATAATCCTAACTGCGGTACTTCTCGTAATACACTAGCCATCATGAAGGCATCAGGCGAGCAGCCAGAAGTAGTGGAATATCTGAAAAACCCGCCAACCCGTGACTACTTGTTTGAGCTATTGGCAAAAATGAACCTCTCGCCAAGAGAGTTGCTACGCAGTAAAGAAGCCATTAATGATGAGTTGGGCTTAGATAATCCTGAGCTATCTGATGATGATATTATCGATGCCATGATTGCCCATCCTATCTTAATCAACCGTCCTATTGTGGTCACAAATAAAGGCGCAGCCTTGTGCCGACCTTCAGAGCGAGTGTTTGAATTGTTAGAAAATCCAGTGAGCAGCTTTACTAAAGAAGATGGAGAGGTTCTATATCATGGTCAAGGTTAA
- a CDS encoding arsenic transporter, translated as MLALIIFIVTLVLVIWQPKGLGIGWSAMGGALVALAFGVVHLSDVGIVWDIVWDATFTFVALIIISIILDKAGFFGWAALHVARLGNGQGRLLFPMIVILGAFISAFFANDGAALLLTPIVIAILLRLNFSPPSALAFIIATGFIADTASLPLVTSNLVNIVSANYFDIGFGRYAAVMVPVNIVSVIATLAVLWVVYARQIPKHYSIANLSAPVSAIEDSLVFKAAFPLLALLLVAYFATESLGIPISLVTGAAALVLMAIAGRWWQGGRGAVVSVSDVVRKAPWQIVLFSIGMYLVVYGLGNAGLTAYGAQILNWLGQQGNIIATVGTGFLSAIVASIMNNMPSTLVGALAIDSAQVPAATRELMIYANVIGNDLGPKFTPIGSLATLLWLHVLAEKDYKISWGQYMKIGLLITPPVLLATLLALVFWLPMLPSY; from the coding sequence ATGCTCGCATTAATTATCTTTATCGTGACTTTAGTTTTGGTGATATGGCAGCCTAAAGGATTGGGCATTGGTTGGAGCGCGATGGGCGGTGCATTGGTCGCCTTAGCTTTTGGTGTGGTGCATTTATCTGATGTTGGTATCGTCTGGGACATTGTTTGGGATGCAACCTTTACTTTTGTGGCGCTTATCATCATCTCAATTATATTAGATAAAGCGGGATTCTTTGGTTGGGCGGCCCTACATGTGGCTAGACTTGGCAATGGGCAAGGACGGTTGTTGTTTCCTATGATTGTGATATTGGGCGCGTTTATCTCCGCGTTTTTTGCCAATGATGGCGCTGCATTACTTCTGACACCGATTGTCATCGCTATCTTGCTACGGCTTAATTTCTCACCGCCATCGGCATTGGCTTTTATCATCGCCACGGGCTTTATCGCTGATACTGCCAGTCTGCCGTTAGTGACTTCTAATCTGGTCAATATCGTCAGCGCCAATTATTTTGATATTGGCTTTGGACGTTATGCGGCAGTCATGGTGCCGGTAAATATCGTTTCTGTCATCGCGACATTAGCAGTGCTATGGGTGGTCTATGCGCGCCAAATTCCAAAACACTATTCCATCGCCAATCTTAGCGCACCTGTATCCGCTATTGAAGATTCGCTGGTTTTTAAGGCAGCTTTTCCGCTATTAGCATTATTACTTGTTGCTTATTTTGCGACTGAATCACTAGGTATTCCTATTTCCCTCGTCACTGGCGCTGCTGCGCTGGTGCTGATGGCTATTGCAGGGCGCTGGTGGCAGGGTGGTCGGGGAGCTGTTGTTTCTGTATCTGATGTTGTACGTAAAGCACCTTGGCAAATTGTATTGTTTTCAATCGGTATGTACTTGGTCGTTTATGGGTTGGGTAATGCAGGGTTAACGGCTTATGGTGCCCAAATACTTAACTGGTTAGGACAGCAGGGCAATATCATCGCTACAGTAGGGACTGGATTCCTTTCGGCGATAGTGGCTTCTATCATGAACAACATGCCATCCACCTTAGTAGGTGCATTGGCTATTGATAGCGCGCAAGTACCCGCAGCGACTCGCGAGCTGATGATTTATGCTAATGTGATCGGCAATGATTTGGGACCGAAGTTTACGCCCATCGGTAGCCTTGCGACATTATTATGGCTACATGTATTGGCAGAAAAGGATTATAAAATCAGTTGGGGGCAGTATATGAAAATCGGGCTGCTCATCACGCCGCCAGTATTATTAGCCACGCTGTTGGCCTTGGTATTTTGGTTGCCGATGCTACCGAGTTATTGA
- a CDS encoding metalloregulator ArsR/SmtB family transcription factor — MNIENVISALNNPMRRKILEWLKDRSNFPPSLPEHADLDGVCVAYIQEKAGLSQSTISTYMSLLKQAGLVIAERHGQWTFYRRNEVNIQAFLDEVEKELLKH; from the coding sequence ATGAATATTGAAAATGTAATCTCCGCCCTTAACAACCCTATGCGGCGCAAAATTCTTGAATGGTTGAAAGATAGGTCGAACTTTCCGCCTTCGCTACCAGAGCATGCTGATTTGGACGGTGTTTGTGTTGCGTACATTCAAGAAAAAGCAGGGTTGTCACAATCGACAATTTCAACCTATATGAGTCTTTTAAAGCAGGCTGGTTTGGTCATTGCTGAGCGTCATGGACAATGGACCTTTTATCGACGCAATGAAGTCAATATCCAAGCGTTCCTTGATGAGGTTGAGAAAGAGTTGTTAAAGCATTAA
- a CDS encoding NADH:flavin oxidoreductase/NADH oxidase family protein → MTQLQTKHELSSSANVLAAPLELPCGVMLKNRLSKAAMSDSLGDGKGNATTAQSRLYERWAEGGTALSLIGEVQGDPRHPEKPGNLVLGPTTDQNALQSLARRGSNGGAHIWPQLGHAGALSYLPVSRPKGPSALDLEGLKCESMSVEDIKELPSIYAKAALIAKDAGFGGVQIHAGHGFLLSQFLSPLFNRRTDEYGGSIKSRFRIVQEIIDTVRQAVGDAFPIGIKINSTDKLEGGLTEDDAMEMVRLLDQTSIDLIDISGGTYFPGAVASSDSNSGTGPYFLDFASRAKKITAIPIMATGGFKSRQQAIDAVESGAVDMVSIGRAMALNPHLAHDWLSIDGGDPEFPRFDTNPPGGVTAWYSMRLTALAEDKEDEFNLNLESAMSIYDKRDAERCEGWCKTFDYLRE, encoded by the coding sequence ATGACACAATTACAGACTAAGCATGAACTTTCAAGTTCGGCCAATGTATTAGCCGCTCCACTTGAACTGCCATGTGGTGTGATGCTCAAAAACCGATTATCAAAGGCCGCAATGTCAGACTCACTTGGTGATGGAAAAGGCAACGCCACTACAGCACAGTCACGTCTCTATGAGCGCTGGGCGGAAGGCGGTACAGCCTTGTCCCTGATTGGCGAAGTACAGGGCGATCCTCGACATCCTGAAAAACCTGGCAATCTAGTATTAGGACCAACTACTGATCAAAACGCATTGCAATCCTTGGCACGTCGAGGATCTAACGGTGGAGCGCATATTTGGCCGCAACTCGGACATGCTGGAGCGTTATCCTATTTGCCTGTCAGTCGGCCTAAGGGTCCATCTGCGTTAGACCTTGAAGGATTGAAGTGTGAGAGCATGTCAGTCGAAGATATTAAGGAGTTACCAAGTATCTACGCAAAGGCTGCGTTAATTGCCAAGGATGCAGGATTTGGTGGTGTGCAGATTCATGCTGGACATGGCTTCCTTTTGAGCCAGTTTTTATCTCCGTTATTCAATCGACGTACGGATGAATATGGCGGATCAATCAAGTCGAGATTTCGCATTGTTCAAGAGATTATAGATACGGTTCGGCAAGCTGTTGGAGACGCGTTTCCGATTGGTATTAAAATCAATTCAACCGATAAGTTGGAAGGTGGATTGACGGAAGACGACGCTATGGAGATGGTTCGATTGCTTGATCAGACGTCTATTGATCTAATCGATATCAGTGGCGGAACTTATTTTCCAGGGGCAGTTGCAAGCTCAGACAGTAATTCAGGTACTGGGCCTTATTTCCTTGATTTTGCAAGCCGTGCGAAAAAAATAACTGCGATTCCAATCATGGCGACTGGTGGCTTTAAGTCACGTCAGCAAGCAATTGATGCTGTCGAAAGCGGTGCTGTAGACATGGTAAGTATAGGACGTGCTATGGCGCTTAATCCACATCTTGCACATGATTGGCTAAGTATTGATGGGGGCGATCCAGAGTTTCCAAGATTCGATACCAATCCTCCAGGCGGTGTGACTGCTTGGTATTCGATGCGACTGACAGCACTTGCAGAAGATAAGGAGGATGAATTCAATTTGAATCTCGAATCTGCTATGAGCATATATGACAAGCGTGATGCAGAACGCTGTGAGGGCTGGTGTAAAACCTTTGATTACTTAAGAGAATAA
- a CDS encoding ATP-binding protein — translation MKYNFENRRLPLLWRTIFLLTIFVVISQIVIYIWVQRSVNGHFEQMDSEIITHAAFNLRKRVTHLDEETASPTLPSSISSSTSLNSPTLPAQAPAPIGADHLHSSWLDYDLKTLVADKNGRLLSSTPSSFADELPTDFNLSSLWQDHHEQQFVIEINNRSYRAVIIQDNQMLALIALPIDVHHQYLLQFNRQLSMILIAITLLLVSVAALSVYWGFAPLSTIVQKMKGINPEKLDERVIVNDMPRELRPLAESYNLMMSKLESNFESLSRFSDNIAHELRTPLATLGTQTQVMLSKTRNTNEYIEQLHHQHDTLEQLSALINNMLLLAKTQKGLYDSQLNVVDTESLITKLISYYEMIAEDREIAFEKTGNFGAVLGDEGLLQRLFANLMSNAIYYAASDSVITIAASAIATTSIASHHVVNSAKVNVASNVKNNDIQNLGQTIKQTSKPSPLKITITNRLDEPLTQTEANKLFERFHRHHRTTTMHAGSGLGLSIVQAIVNAHNGKVSITIKDDYYFQVEVIL, via the coding sequence ATGAAATATAACTTCGAAAATCGACGCTTACCACTGCTATGGCGGACAATTTTTTTACTGACGATATTCGTTGTTATCTCTCAAATCGTTATTTACATTTGGGTTCAGCGCTCTGTAAATGGTCACTTTGAGCAAATGGATTCAGAGATTATTACTCATGCCGCCTTTAATCTACGCAAGCGAGTAACCCATCTCGATGAAGAAACGGCTTCTCCAACTTTACCCTCTTCAATATCTTCATCAACTTCGCTGAACTCGCCCACTTTACCAGCACAAGCGCCAGCACCAATTGGAGCTGACCACCTGCATTCCTCTTGGCTAGACTACGATCTAAAGACGCTCGTAGCCGATAAAAACGGCCGCTTATTGTCTAGCACTCCTAGTAGTTTTGCCGATGAATTGCCCACAGATTTTAACCTGTCATCTCTATGGCAAGACCATCACGAACAGCAGTTTGTTATAGAGATAAATAATAGAAGTTACCGAGCAGTTATCATTCAAGACAATCAAATGCTCGCGCTTATCGCCCTGCCTATTGATGTCCATCATCAGTATTTATTACAGTTTAACCGCCAGCTCAGTATGATATTGATAGCGATTACCCTGCTATTGGTGTCAGTCGCAGCATTAAGTGTCTACTGGGGTTTTGCGCCTTTATCTACTATCGTACAAAAGATGAAGGGCATCAACCCTGAAAAGCTGGATGAACGAGTCATCGTCAATGATATGCCGCGCGAGCTACGACCGCTTGCTGAGTCTTATAACTTAATGATGAGTAAGCTTGAGAGTAACTTTGAATCATTATCGCGCTTTTCGGATAACATCGCGCATGAGCTGCGTACCCCGCTTGCAACCCTTGGTACTCAGACTCAGGTCATGCTTAGCAAGACGAGAAACACCAATGAATATATCGAGCAATTGCATCATCAGCATGACACGCTTGAGCAATTATCTGCGCTGATTAATAACATGCTCTTGCTAGCTAAAACTCAAAAAGGGCTTTATGACTCTCAACTCAACGTTGTCGATACCGAGTCACTAATCACAAAGCTTATCTCCTACTATGAAATGATAGCGGAAGATCGTGAGATAGCTTTTGAAAAAACGGGCAACTTTGGCGCAGTATTAGGCGATGAAGGCTTGTTGCAAAGATTGTTTGCCAATCTAATGTCAAATGCCATCTATTATGCGGCTAGTGATAGCGTCATTACTATTGCAGCATCTGCGATTGCCACTACTTCTATTGCCTCTCATCACGTGGTAAATAGCGCAAAAGTCAATGTAGCAAGCAATGTAAAAAATAATGACATCCAAAATCTAGGGCAAACAATAAAACAAACCTCTAAACCATCACCTTTAAAAATAACCATCACCAATCGCTTGGACGAACCCTTGACTCAAACTGAGGCGAACAAATTATTTGAGCGCTTCCATCGTCATCATAGAACGACAACTATGCATGCAGGATCAGGTCTGGGATTATCCATTGTGCAAGCTATCGTCAACGCCCATAACGGCAAAGTCAGCATTACTATCAAAGATGATTATTACTTCCAAGTTGAGGTAATTTTGTAG
- a CDS encoding heavy metal response regulator transcription factor: MKVLLVEDEIKLGEYIKKGLTEAGFIVDHHMTGLDGYHALMTDEFSVVLMDVMLPDVSGFELIRNYRAAGKHTPVLFLTAKDDLSDKIKGIEIGGDDYLTKPFAFAELIVRIKSLLRRANQSDYKSTIMELADLKMDIAKRTVYRGDSAIKLTAKEFSLLQFLLERQGEVLPRSVIASQVWDMNFDSDTNVIDVAIRRLRLKIDDEFAIKLIHTVRGMGYRLDAVNTSDTNTDSATINDNAMNSVAINSTEAK; this comes from the coding sequence ATGAAAGTATTACTGGTAGAAGATGAGATAAAGCTTGGAGAGTATATAAAAAAGGGGCTAACCGAGGCTGGCTTCATCGTTGACCACCATATGACTGGTCTAGACGGCTATCATGCCTTGATGACAGATGAGTTCAGCGTGGTGTTAATGGATGTGATGCTACCTGATGTCAGTGGCTTTGAGTTGATACGCAATTACCGCGCTGCTGGGAAGCATACGCCCGTCCTGTTTTTGACTGCAAAAGATGATCTGAGTGATAAAATCAAAGGCATTGAAATCGGTGGAGACGATTATCTAACCAAGCCTTTCGCCTTTGCAGAATTAATAGTCAGAATAAAAAGTCTGTTGCGCCGTGCCAATCAATCTGATTATAAAAGTACTATTATGGAGTTAGCAGATCTAAAAATGGACATTGCCAAGCGCACCGTATATAGAGGCGACAGCGCCATTAAGCTGACTGCAAAAGAGTTCTCCCTATTGCAGTTTTTGTTAGAACGCCAAGGTGAGGTATTGCCGCGCTCCGTCATCGCATCGCAAGTATGGGACATGAATTTTGATAGTGATACCAATGTCATTGACGTCGCTATAAGACGTCTCCGACTCAAAATCGATGACGAGTTTGCTATAAAGCTGATTCATACCGTGCGCGGGATGGGTTATAGATTGGATGCCGTAAATACTTCGGATACGAATACTGATAGCGCTACAATCAATGACAATGCAATGAATAGCGTTGCCATCAATAGCACTGAAGCCAAATAA
- a CDS encoding cytochrome c: protein MKFLLGALFTVVVAIAGIFIVVISGVSNVGADQEHSPMVYNFLETARNRSIENASKDIIVPDLEQVDMISTGGADYKDMCAGCHLSPGVEKTDFSESLYPKPPNFTKTDVVERYQTEAGAQQSFWAIKHGIMASGMPAWGASHDDDRMWAMVAFIRSLPELNESQYTMLTTRLDDDMLDMSFDGNMDMSGDESGMQH, encoded by the coding sequence ATGAAATTTTTATTGGGGGCACTTTTTACTGTTGTTGTCGCAATTGCTGGTATTTTCATTGTCGTTATCAGTGGCGTCTCAAATGTTGGGGCCGATCAAGAGCATAGTCCTATGGTCTACAATTTCTTGGAGACAGCTCGTAATCGTTCTATAGAAAACGCGAGTAAAGATATCATCGTTCCAGATTTAGAACAGGTGGACATGATTAGCACTGGTGGCGCGGATTACAAAGATATGTGCGCAGGCTGTCATTTGTCTCCTGGGGTAGAAAAGACTGATTTCAGCGAGAGTCTATATCCTAAACCGCCTAACTTTACCAAGACTGATGTTGTTGAACGTTATCAGACGGAAGCGGGTGCACAACAAAGTTTTTGGGCGATTAAACATGGCATCATGGCATCTGGAATGCCAGCATGGGGAGCTTCTCATGATGACGATAGGATGTGGGCAATGGTTGCTTTTATTAGATCATTACCTGAATTGAATGAAAGTCAGTACACCATGCTAACGACTAGGTTAGACGACGATATGTTGGATATGTCATTTGATGGCAATATGGATATGTCGGGCGATGAATCTGGAATGCAGCATTAA
- a CDS encoding DUF411 domain-containing protein has translation MRRYTNIFSNEHNRLSGRVLLVMVTSSLLLAACSQSNTSASDSKPVQPEPTVATQTAQVVEPQAELTAVTAPLINQSDLLKNVSATVYKDANCGCCKEWVGYVEDNGLNATANDVADLSLFKERYGVPPQMQSCHTAVTTDGYVFEGHVPAKHMAQFLKNPPSDAIGLAVPGMPVGSPGMEYQNQFMPYQIMQINKDGTTSVYADVESPQQQL, from the coding sequence ATGAGACGCTATACCAATATTTTTTCTAATGAACACAACCGGTTATCTGGTCGTGTTCTTTTAGTGATGGTGACATCTTCACTATTATTAGCGGCTTGTAGCCAATCAAATACGAGCGCATCTGATTCAAAGCCTGTACAACCTGAGCCAACGGTTGCTACACAAACGGCTCAGGTAGTAGAACCACAAGCTGAGCTTACAGCGGTGACGGCTCCTTTGATAAACCAATCAGATCTCCTTAAAAATGTTTCTGCCACTGTTTATAAAGATGCCAATTGTGGCTGTTGTAAAGAATGGGTAGGTTATGTAGAAGATAATGGTCTAAATGCAACGGCGAACGATGTTGCAGACTTGTCTTTATTCAAAGAGCGTTATGGCGTACCGCCGCAAATGCAGTCTTGCCATACCGCAGTCACCACCGATGGTTATGTCTTTGAAGGCCATGTCCCCGCCAAGCACATGGCACAATTCTTAAAAAATCCGCCTAGCGATGCTATCGGTCTTGCTGTACCCGGTATGCCAGTCGGTAGCCCTGGTATGGAGTATCAAAACCAATTTATGCCGTATCAAATTATGCAAATTAATAAAGACGGTACGACAAGCGTTTATGCTGATGTTGAGTCGCCGCAACAGCAATTGTAG
- a CDS encoding copper resistance system multicopper oxidase codes for MNNKNMLNRRRFLTGSSTLLGASMLSTLPTIANSALGANQKNAVINSDKPEHKVPILTGKEFDLYVSKKPIIVNGKSSTATLINDSLPAPTLKMREGDTVVIRVHNQMNESTSIHWHGLLVPFEMDGVPGISFDGIPANSTFTYKFTLKQSGTYWYHSHTGFQEQTGMRGAIVIEPKGRERHPIEEDHVILLSDWTHRDPHNLLKLLKQRADFDNYHLPDFKKLLSDIAATDLEAAFDKRKMWNQMRMMPTDFTDLSGEKTFTYLMNGKTTAANWTQLVKAGQPVKLRFINGSAQTIFDVRIPGLKMKVVATDGIDVSPVDIDDFRIGVAETYDVIVTPTKDAHTIFAQNIDRSGYVATTLSTKKGARPTIPAMDKIEWLTMADMMGAMGADGYKAKHAKTEYDFKSDMRVDSPRMNLDDPGINLRNIDRKVLNYSQLRSVGDEIMAEQRKPTREIEIHLTGNMERYIWALDGVMFKDAAPVNIKPNERVRITLVNDTMMNHPMHLHGMWSDLRMPSGEFQVRKHTIMVQPAQKISFDVTGEAGRWAWHCHLLYHMEAGMFREVAVV; via the coding sequence ATGAATAATAAAAACATGCTTAACCGTCGACGTTTTTTGACAGGGTCATCTACGCTACTTGGCGCGTCTATGTTATCGACGTTACCAACCATTGCCAATAGTGCGTTGGGTGCAAATCAAAAAAACGCCGTCATTAACAGTGATAAACCCGAGCATAAAGTACCCATACTGACAGGCAAAGAGTTTGATCTTTATGTCAGCAAAAAACCCATTATTGTTAATGGAAAATCAAGCACGGCGACACTCATTAATGACTCATTACCAGCGCCGACGCTAAAAATGCGCGAGGGTGATACGGTAGTGATACGCGTCCATAACCAGATGAATGAGTCAACCTCTATCCATTGGCATGGTCTGCTAGTGCCATTCGAGATGGATGGCGTGCCAGGTATTAGTTTTGATGGTATCCCAGCGAATAGCACCTTTACGTATAAATTTACGCTAAAACAATCTGGCACTTATTGGTATCACTCGCACACTGGATTCCAAGAACAAACTGGTATGCGCGGGGCCATTGTCATTGAGCCAAAAGGACGCGAACGTCATCCTATCGAGGAAGACCATGTCATTTTACTCAGTGATTGGACGCACCGCGATCCGCATAACTTACTGAAACTATTAAAGCAACGCGCCGACTTTGATAATTATCATTTACCAGATTTCAAAAAGCTACTGTCCGATATTGCCGCAACAGATCTAGAAGCAGCTTTTGATAAGCGCAAAATGTGGAATCAGATGCGGATGATGCCGACAGATTTTACTGATCTGTCCGGTGAAAAGACCTTTACCTATTTGATGAATGGTAAAACGACAGCGGCTAACTGGACGCAACTTGTCAAGGCTGGACAGCCGGTCAAACTACGTTTTATTAATGGTTCAGCGCAGACGATATTTGATGTACGCATCCCCGGCTTAAAAATGAAAGTCGTCGCGACGGATGGGATTGATGTCAGTCCTGTCGATATCGATGATTTCCGTATTGGGGTGGCCGAGACTTATGATGTCATCGTGACGCCGACTAAAGACGCGCATACCATATTTGCTCAAAACATAGATCGGTCAGGCTACGTTGCGACAACGCTTTCGACCAAAAAAGGCGCTCGTCCTACGATACCTGCTATGGACAAAATCGAATGGCTGACGATGGCCGACATGATGGGCGCCATGGGCGCTGATGGCTATAAAGCCAAGCATGCTAAGACAGAATATGACTTTAAGTCCGATATGCGCGTTGATAGTCCGCGTATGAACCTTGATGACCCTGGTATTAATCTACGTAACATTGATAGAAAGGTTTTGAATTATAGCCAGTTGCGCTCTGTCGGCGATGAGATAATGGCAGAGCAGCGCAAACCCACCAGAGAGATTGAAATACATCTGACGGGAAACATGGAGCGCTATATTTGGGCTCTAGACGGAGTTATGTTCAAAGATGCCGCACCGGTCAATATTAAGCCCAACGAGCGCGTACGTATTACCTTAGTCAATGACACCATGATGAATCATCCCATGCATTTGCATGGTATGTGGAGCGATCTGCGGATGCCTTCAGGTGAGTTTCAAGTACGTAAGCATACGATAATGGTACAGCCTGCACAAAAGATAAGCTTTGATGTCACCGGAGAAGCTGGCAGATGGGCATGGCATTGCCACTTGCTCTATCACATGGAAGCAGGGATGTTTAGAGAAGTTGCCGTTGTTTAA
- a CDS encoding copper resistance protein B, whose amino-acid sequence MKIYKVGLPFIGMSSLMLLMSPLANAAEMSHMDHGSMDMSGMDMSGMDHSSMDMSGNMSDMDHSGMDMSGDMSDMDHSGMDMSGDMSGMDHSGMDMSGMDHGSMDMSGMQGGEAPADARSPDYSNGVPYGRFGKPVMMGSLPLWGVSVDDLGYQFEEDQINYEFDTWYGTDSNRVTLRSEGSIQTKDDKEIDSLTSLAYWKPLSIFWNGEAGVAYDTENDKSAVMAGIAGTAPYFIETDARAYLYTDGQVRLDLGAEYEWRLDQHWVVIPEVELTAFSKDDTDNHITKGFNEFGADVRLTYEMLSRQLAPYVGISYETALGNARDLRRQEDEAVDSSSVTAGVKFWF is encoded by the coding sequence ATGAAAATATATAAAGTAGGTCTACCGTTTATTGGCATGTCATCTTTGATGTTATTAATGTCACCTTTAGCAAATGCTGCTGAGATGTCGCACATGGATCATGGCAGTATGGATATGTCTGGTATGGATATGTCTGGTATGGATCACAGCAGCATGGATATGTCGGGCAATATGTCAGATATGGACCATAGTGGCATGGATATGTCAGGCGATATGTCTGATATGGATCACAGTGGCATGGATATGTCGGGCGATATGTCAGGTATGGATCATAGTGGCATGGATATGTCGGGCATGGATCATGGCAGTATGGACATGTCAGGGATGCAAGGTGGCGAAGCACCAGCCGATGCTCGAAGCCCTGACTACTCGAACGGTGTTCCCTATGGTCGCTTTGGTAAGCCTGTGATGATGGGTAGCTTACCGTTATGGGGCGTATCAGTAGACGATCTGGGCTATCAGTTCGAGGAGGATCAAATCAATTATGAGTTTGATACGTGGTACGGTACAGACAGCAACCGCGTAACGCTACGTAGCGAAGGTAGTATCCAAACTAAAGACGATAAAGAAATTGATAGTTTAACCTCACTCGCTTACTGGAAGCCACTTAGTATTTTTTGGAATGGGGAAGCCGGTGTTGCTTATGATACCGAAAATGATAAATCTGCCGTGATGGCTGGTATTGCAGGCACTGCACCTTACTTCATCGAAACCGATGCTAGAGCTTATTTATATACTGATGGGCAAGTTCGTCTAGATCTAGGTGCAGAGTACGAGTGGCGCTTAGATCAACATTGGGTAGTGATTCCAGAAGTAGAGCTGACGGCATTTAGCAAAGATGATACGGATAACCATATTACTAAAGGCTTTAATGAGTTTGGGGCTGACGTTAGGCTTACTTACGAGATGTTAAGTCGTCAGCTCGCACCTTATGTGGGTATCAGCTATGAGACCGCTTTAGGCAACGCAAGAGATTTGCGACGTCAAGAAGACGAAGCTGTTGATTCTAGTAGCGTTACAGCTGGTGTGAAATTTTGGTTCTAG
- a CDS encoding DUF305 domain-containing protein produces the protein MNNHMDNKQKQMNPYVKFTLMILTSTVVMFIMMYFNTYQWDHVYFSETRAYMALYMGAMMAIIMLAFMTNMYKKTKVNLMVYGISVVLFAFGLWGVRSQQTVDQVDWMQAMIPHHSIAILTSSRADIEDPRVRQLADDIIEAQKREIDEMQQLIDELE, from the coding sequence ATGAATAACCATATGGATAATAAACAGAAGCAAATGAACCCCTATGTGAAGTTCACCCTGATGATTTTAACATCGACAGTGGTGATGTTTATCATGATGTATTTTAATACTTATCAATGGGATCACGTTTATTTTAGCGAAACCAGAGCTTATATGGCGTTATATATGGGCGCTATGATGGCTATTATCATGCTCGCCTTTATGACCAATATGTATAAAAAGACTAAGGTCAACCTAATGGTTTATGGGATTAGCGTCGTGCTATTTGCCTTTGGTCTATGGGGCGTTAGATCACAACAAACAGTCGATCAAGTGGATTGGATGCAAGCGATGATACCGCATCACTCGATTGCTATTTTAACCAGTTCACGTGCTGATATCGAAGATCCGCGTGTACGTCAGCTTGCTGATGACATTATCGAAGCCCAAAAGCGTGAAATCGATGAGATGCAGCAACTTATTGATGAGTTGGAATAA